From a single Oreochromis niloticus isolate F11D_XX linkage group LG3, O_niloticus_UMD_NMBU, whole genome shotgun sequence genomic region:
- the dmrta1 gene encoding doublesex- and mab-3-related transcription factor A1 (The RefSeq protein has 3 substitutions, 3 frameshifts compared to this genomic sequence), with the protein MENRIRPLGLTDHTSGPLGSLPVPPSLLRPPPLFLQACNPTLERGYPRTPKCARCRNHGVVSALKGHKRFCRWRDCVCAKCTLIAERQRVMAAQVALRRQQAQEESEARDLRLLYPCTGIGGEAGIPQGSSISAGVPVSVSSSPAAACFDVFGSENQKDVSEDKLSKYNFYNGFMGRPLFAPHSPRLPSPSDKKELSPSKDSGGSQSPAMDHRSDHTESPQRSLPSSDPESGSESEKPNEYLSPDRDPTDIMAKIFPHLKRDTLESMVRTCKGDIVRSIELALNSKENKIDADSARRPSAGLPGGLGALGAKSAFSPLHIPASPGGDSLYGLSSRLGVSPLRLAYPSANGGMAGFMSPYMTSGTDASVPTASTLDSYSLPGMIRDLSYIQSKESLCNAGLYTRLNSETK; encoded by the exons ATGGAAAACAGGATCCGACCCCTTGGTCTGACCGATCACACCTCCGGCCCGCTCGGTAGCCTGCCGGTACCCCCTTCCCTTCTGCGCCCTCCGCCTCTCTTCCTCCAGGCTTGCAACCCCACGCTGGAGAGGGGATACCCCCGGAC GAAGTGTGCCAGGTGCAGGAACCACGGCGTGGTCTCTGCGCTCAAAGGCCACAAGCGCTTTTGTCGATGGAGAGACTGCGTGTGCGCAAAGTGCACACTGATTGCAGAGAGGCAGCGGGTGATGGCCGCGCAGGTAGCTTTGAGGAGGCAGCAGGCTCAGGAAGAGAGCGAGGCCCGGGATCTTCGGCTCTTGTACCCCTGCACTGGGATCGGAGGGGAAGCAGGGATCCCTCAGGGATCGTCCATTAGCGCCGGGGTACCCGTATCTGTCAGCAGTAGTCCGGCAGCTGcctgttttgatgtttttggGAGTGAGAATCAGAAAGACG TTTCAGAGGACAAATTAAGCAAGTACAACTTTTACAACGGATTCATGGGTCGACCTCTGTTTGCACCCCATTCCCCACGGCTGCCCTCTCCAAGTGACAAGAAAGAGCTGTCTCCCAGCAAGGACAGCGGCAGAAGTCAATCCCCTGCGATGGATCACCGCTCAGACCATACAGAGAGCCCGCAGAGGTCACTTCCCTCCTCGGATCCAGAGTCGGGGAGCGAGTCGGAGAAGCCCAATGAGTATCTGAGCCCGGACCGTGATCCCACCGACATCATGGCTAAGATCTTCCCCCATCAGAAACGGGACACTCTGGAGTCTATGGTGAGAACGTGCAAAGGTGACATTGTCAAATCCATTGAGCTGGCGTTGAACTCCAAAGAGAACAAAATTGACGCTGACAGCGCGCGCAGGCCTTCTGCGGGACTGCCCGGAGGGCTCGGTGCTCTGGGGGCCAAGTCTGCCTTCTCCCCCCTGCACATACCCGCGTCCCCAGGGGGAGACAGCCTGTACGGCCTCAGCTCTCGCCTGGGCGTCAGCCCCCTGCGGCTGGCCTATCCCTCCGCTAACGGCGGCATGGCAGGCTTCATGTCTCCATACATGACATCA ACTGATGCCAGTGTTCCCACTGCGTCCACC TTGGACTCTTATTCCCTCCCCGGCATGATCCGAGACCTGTCCTACATCCAAAGCAAGGAGTCTCTATGCAATGCAGGCCTGTACACACGGCTAAACAGCGAGACCAAATAA